A region of Anolis carolinensis isolate JA03-04 unplaced genomic scaffold, rAnoCar3.1.pri scaffold_7, whole genome shotgun sequence DNA encodes the following proteins:
- the mmp28 gene encoding matrix metalloproteinase-28 gives MAPFFFSPSSFFLVFLVLPSGSGSSSSFSGRRTTAAKRFLEKYGYLDPTVTGFSEALRAFQRESHLDPSGSLDAPTLHQMTLPRCGNKGRVTAWTAPGPRRRSRRGRDIPPNGKWHKRHLTFRLVNWPRYLPPSQVRWAVQSAFQLWSNVSGLVFWESEGEPADIRLTFFQGDHNDGADNAFDGPGGALAHAFFPLRGEAHFDSEERWALGGGKGRNLFLVVAHEIGHTLGLAHSPVRGALMSPYYKKLGKGFLLNWDDILAVQDLYGKPSRGPVVQLPGKLFARFPEIEEAHREEHNLSAHYCWSFFDAIATDPEDNVVVFKGGHYWTVSEAGGSSGPHPIQVKWPGMTSNLDAATFSEEDGKFYFFKGGRCWRYRGSFLDDGFPQKCSGVRGGGGALPRHPDTALFFRPLGQLVLFKGPKYFVVDGGALQVEPYYPRSLRDWRGVPVVTNGALTRPGGSVYFFRNDRFWEFDPEKLRVVGGGKWVSQLAWLGCQDVALNRAGE, from the exons ATGGctcccttcttcttctctccttcctccttcttcctcgtCTTCCTCGTTCTTCCTTCCGGATccggatcctcctcctccttctcgggACGGAGAACAACTGCGGCAAAG aggTTCCTGGAGAAATACGGCTATTTGGACCCGACGGTCACCGGGTTTTCAGAAGCCCTCCG ggcctttcagcgggaatcccactTGGACCCCAGTGGGTCACTGGACGCCCCCACCCTCCACCAGATGACCCTTCCTCGCTGCGGCAACAAAGGCAGAGTGACCGCTTGGACTGCGCCCGGACCGAGGAGGAGGAGCCGCAGAGGACGGGACATCCCGCCAA aCGGGAAATGGCACAAGCGGCATCTGACCTTCCGCCTGGTCAACTGGCCGCGGTACTTGCCCCCGAGCCAGGTCCGCTGGGCCGTCCAGTCCGCCTTCCAGCTCTGGAGCAACGTCTCGGGCCTGGTCTTCTGGGAGTCCGAGGGCGAGCCCGCCGACATCCGCCTGACCTTCTTCCAGGGAGACCACAACGACGGGGCCGACAACGCCTTCGACGGGCCCG GGGGCGCCCTGGCCCACGCCTTCTTCCCGCTCCGAGGGGAGGCGCACTTCGACAGCGAGGAGCGATGGGCTCTGGGCGGCGGGAAAGGGCGCAAcctcttcttggtggtggcccacGAGATCGGCCACACGCTGGGCCTGGCGCACTCCCCCGTCCGGGGGGCCCTGATGTCCCCCTACTACAAGAAGCTGGGCAAGGGCTTCCTCCTCAACTGGGACGACATCCTGGCCGTCCAGGACTTGTACG GGAAACCATCTCGGGGTCCGGTGGTCCAGCTTCCGGGGAAGCTCTTCGCCCGCTTCCCGGAAATTGAAGAAGCTCATCGGGAGGAGCACAACCTCAGCGCCCACTACTGCTGGTCCTTTTTCGATGCGATCGCCACAG ATCCAGAGGACAACGTGGTGGTCTTCAAGGGCGGCCATTACTGGACGGTGTCCGAAGCGGGAGGGAGCAGCGGTCCTCACCCGATCCAGGTGAAGTGGCCAGGGATGACCTCCAACCTTGACGCGGCCACCTTCTCGGAGGAGGACGGGAAGTTCTATTTCTTCAAAG GGGGGCGGTGCTGGCGTTACCGAGGCTCCTTCCTGGACGACGGCTTCCCCCAGAAGTGCAGTGGTGTTCGTGGTGGTGGCGGCGCTCTCCCCCGGCACCCGGACACGGCCCTCTTCTTCCGCCCGCTGGGCCAGCTGGTCCTCTTCAAGGGCCCGAAGTACTTCGTGGTGGACGGGGGGGCCCTCCAGGTGGAGCCCTACTACCCCCGGAGCCTCCGGGACTGGCGGGGGGTCCCCGTGGTGACCAACGGGGCCCTCACCCGCCCGGGGGGGTCCGTCTACTTCTTCCGCAACGACCGATTCTGGGAGTTCGACCCGGAGAAGCTGCGGGTGGTGGGCGGAGGGAAATGGGTGTCGCAGTTGGCCTGGCTCGGGTGCCAGGACGTGGCCCTCAACCGGGCGGGGGAGTGA